A stretch of Carboxydothermus pertinax DNA encodes these proteins:
- a CDS encoding TIGR03960 family B12-binding radical SAM protein, protein MNLDKLLAKVQKPARYLGNELNAVKKTWDENKVKIAFCFPDLYEVGMSHLGLRILYETVNRRDDALLERVFAPAEDMEILLREKELLLFSLENKKPLPEFDLIGFTLQYELSYSNLLNMLELGGLELFAEKRKEGPLIMAGGPGAFNPEPLVDFIDFFVLGEGEEVLDEIIDVVKTAKKAGLTRDDTLFRLAQIPGIYVPKFYRVRYDEAGRLVEFSPLREGLPLEITKRISTGFLQGRSLPAPLVPYLDIVHDRVMVEVMRGCSRGCRFCQAGMIYRPVREKNPELVLEEAKKLMEKTGYEEISLASLSSGDYPFIREVAKKLLDQYQQLGVNVSLPSLRIDSFAVDLASELSRVRKATLTFAPEAGTQRMRDIINKGVTEEDLLKTVTAAFKAGWQAVKLYFMIGLPEETDEDVAGIIQLAQKVADIGVKEGVPRGRLKITVSVSNFVPKPHTPFQWLGIISAEEIKRRQGILAHLAKKDRRLNLKMHDYKTSLVEAALSRADRRIGRVLYRAHKLGAKFDGWQEYFNFELWQEAFWEEGFDLESYAQRSFNLNERLPWEPFAGGISQRYLKKEYQKAMAGKTTYDCREGRCTGCGVCPALAITPVLTGGRRVNEIFA, encoded by the coding sequence GTGAATTTGGATAAACTTTTAGCTAAAGTGCAAAAACCAGCAAGATATTTAGGAAATGAGCTAAATGCCGTAAAAAAGACCTGGGATGAAAATAAGGTAAAAATTGCTTTTTGTTTTCCGGACCTTTATGAAGTGGGAATGTCCCATTTGGGACTTAGAATTTTATATGAGACGGTAAACCGTCGGGACGATGCTCTTTTAGAACGGGTATTTGCACCGGCAGAAGATATGGAAATACTTTTACGGGAAAAAGAGCTTTTGCTTTTTTCCCTGGAAAATAAAAAACCCCTTCCTGAGTTTGATTTAATAGGTTTTACTTTACAATATGAATTAAGTTATTCAAACCTTTTAAATATGTTAGAATTAGGAGGTCTTGAACTTTTTGCAGAAAAAAGAAAAGAAGGACCCCTTATCATGGCGGGGGGACCAGGAGCTTTTAATCCAGAACCCCTGGTAGATTTTATCGATTTTTTTGTTTTGGGCGAAGGGGAAGAAGTATTGGACGAAATAATTGATGTAGTAAAAACAGCGAAAAAAGCAGGGCTAACGAGAGACGATACCCTTTTTCGGTTAGCCCAAATTCCTGGAATTTATGTGCCAAAATTTTACCGGGTGAGGTATGATGAAGCGGGTAGGTTAGTGGAATTTTCTCCTTTAAGGGAAGGATTGCCTTTAGAAATTACCAAAAGAATTTCTACCGGGTTTTTACAAGGAAGATCCCTTCCAGCCCCTCTGGTGCCGTATCTTGATATTGTTCACGATCGGGTTATGGTAGAGGTTATGCGGGGTTGTAGCCGGGGATGTCGTTTTTGCCAGGCGGGAATGATTTACCGACCGGTGCGAGAAAAAAACCCGGAGCTGGTGCTAGAGGAAGCAAAAAAGCTAATGGAAAAAACCGGTTACGAAGAAATATCACTGGCATCCCTAAGTTCTGGAGATTACCCTTTTATCAGGGAAGTTGCGAAAAAGCTTTTAGATCAGTATCAGCAATTAGGAGTAAATGTCAGTTTACCTTCCCTTAGAATTGACTCTTTTGCCGTGGATTTAGCTTCTGAGCTTTCCCGGGTAAGAAAAGCAACTTTAACTTTTGCTCCAGAAGCCGGAACCCAGCGAATGCGGGATATTATTAATAAAGGTGTAACCGAAGAAGATCTTTTAAAAACCGTGACGGCTGCCTTTAAAGCAGGCTGGCAGGCAGTGAAACTTTACTTTATGATTGGTCTCCCCGAGGAAACCGATGAAGATGTTGCAGGGATAATTCAGCTGGCCCAAAAAGTTGCTGATATTGGAGTTAAAGAAGGGGTTCCCCGGGGGCGGCTAAAAATCACGGTATCGGTTTCCAACTTTGTACCCAAACCCCACACTCCCTTTCAATGGCTGGGGATAATCTCAGCGGAGGAAATCAAACGACGGCAAGGAATTTTGGCCCATCTTGCAAAGAAAGACCGGCGCCTTAACTTAAAAATGCACGATTATAAGACAAGCCTGGTTGAGGCTGCTTTATCCCGGGCAGATCGAAGAATTGGGCGAGTACTTTACCGGGCGCATAAGTTAGGAGCAAAATTTGATGGCTGGCAGGAGTATTTTAATTTTGAGCTTTGGCAAGAAGCTTTTTGGGAAGAAGGTTTCGATCTTGAGAGCTATGCTCAAAGAAGCTTTAATCTGAATGAGCGACTGCCCTGGGAGCCCTTTGCTGGTGGGATAAGTCAAAGGTATCTAAAAAAAGAATATCAAAAAGCAATGGCAGGCAAGACGACCTATGATTGTCGAGAAGGACGGTGTACCGGGTGTGGGGTATGCCCAGCTTTGGCAATTACTCCGGTATTGACAGGAGGGCGACGGGTTAATGAAATATTTGCTTAA